A single genomic interval of Coleofasciculus chthonoplastes PCC 7420 harbors:
- a CDS encoding SDR family NAD(P)-dependent oxidoreductase, whose protein sequence is MNIQGKTALVTGASRGIGRAIALELAKQGVKRLVLVARDRQRLAAVATEIENLGVEVAILALDLTQLVDVNVAIARAWRTYGPVHILVNCAGVAHQTPFLNAKLPKMQEELAINLMGLYTITRLLAKRMAAQRQGIIINVSSLMGKVAAPTMATYSATKFAILGFTQALRGELAPYNIRVIALLPSLTDTDMVRGLQLFRWVMPMTPEQVAKALVTGLQKDSPEILVGWQSHLAVWCSRIAPWLMEKVLKMAAPLSRTGALPPVVPSHH, encoded by the coding sequence ATGAATATTCAAGGAAAGACTGCTTTGGTTACCGGAGCATCGCGGGGAATTGGTCGCGCGATCGCCCTCGAACTTGCCAAACAAGGTGTTAAGCGCCTAGTCTTAGTCGCACGCGATCGCCAACGTTTAGCAGCCGTGGCGACGGAAATTGAAAATTTAGGAGTCGAAGTCGCTATTTTGGCGTTAGATTTAACCCAACTGGTAGACGTCAATGTGGCAATTGCTCGCGCTTGGCGTACCTATGGACCTGTTCACATCTTGGTTAACTGTGCAGGCGTTGCCCACCAAACTCCCTTTTTGAACGCGAAACTGCCGAAGATGCAGGAGGAGCTGGCAATTAACTTGATGGGACTATACACGATTACCCGTCTGCTTGCCAAACGAATGGCAGCTCAACGCCAAGGGATCATTATTAACGTCTCCAGTTTAATGGGCAAAGTCGCCGCGCCGACGATGGCGACGTATTCCGCCACCAAGTTTGCGATTTTAGGCTTCACCCAAGCCTTGCGGGGCGAACTAGCACCCTATAATATCCGGGTGATTGCCTTGCTCCCCTCCCTCACGGATACTGATATGGTGCGGGGTTTACAGCTATTTCGCTGGGTTATGCCCATGACACCTGAGCAAGTCGCCAAAGCCCTAGTCACGGGACTGCAAAAGGATTCACCGGAAATCCTGGTGGGATGGCAAAGTCATTTAGCCGTCTGGTGCAGTCGGATTGCGCCGTGGCTGATGGAGAAGGTATTAAAAATGGCAGCGCCTCTCTCCCGCACAGGTGCATTACCCCCTGTGGTTCCCAGTCATCATTGA
- the lexA gene encoding transcriptional repressor LexA, which translates to MEPLTQAQKELYNWLVDYIQTAQHAPSIRQMMRAMNLRSPAPIQSRLEHLRNKGYIDWTEGKARTIRILSSTASGVPVLGAIAAGGMVEPFTDGMDRIDLSGLFTQPGNFALRVTGDSMIEALIREGDLVIMQPVPEPDQLKNGQIVAARVEGYGTTLKHFYRQEDRITLQPANSNYPPIEVETEKVEVQGVLVGVWRSFE; encoded by the coding sequence ATGGAACCCCTCACCCAAGCCCAGAAAGAACTCTATAATTGGCTGGTTGACTATATTCAAACCGCCCAACACGCGCCCTCAATCCGGCAAATGATGCGGGCGATGAACCTGCGATCGCCTGCACCGATTCAGAGTCGGCTCGAACATTTACGCAATAAAGGATATATCGATTGGACAGAAGGCAAAGCCCGGACGATTCGGATTCTCAGCAGTACGGCATCAGGAGTACCTGTTCTGGGTGCGATCGCGGCGGGGGGGATGGTGGAACCTTTTACCGATGGGATGGATCGGATTGATTTATCCGGTTTATTCACCCAACCCGGTAACTTTGCCCTCCGGGTTACAGGGGATAGCATGATTGAAGCCTTAATTCGAGAAGGGGATTTGGTGATTATGCAGCCTGTTCCTGAACCTGATCAACTGAAAAATGGTCAGATTGTCGCCGCTAGAGTCGAAGGATACGGTACAACACTAAAACATTTTTATCGGCAAGAGGATAGGATCACCCTGCAACCTGCTAATTCTAATTATCCGCCCATAGAAGTGGAAACAGAAAAGGTAGAGGTACAGGGTGTATTAGTCGGCGTCTGGCGTAGTTTTGAGTAG
- a CDS encoding IS200/IS605 family element transposase accessory protein TnpB, whose amino-acid sequence MTTITYCKGLPTPADELNPIGFTDLEMFLTSLSDIFYQATVETVNHLLNKEIKFNQSSWNSHIQEKYGLSKRYANGVIALARGKTSSAKECRKRQIKQLESRVKSAKDWVAKATKKIKLAGKFYRKKNWQSSPKGCNFPLSSNLKTKKTNWYHLRQGRHHKKRYIHRLHNQIKHLLRAKIRVKVSRGSVFIVGSKDESYGNQTCQWSGDTLKLRVPDCLEAKFGKYVTSKIGSFSRKINRLPNSGAKTWHFYRKDNRWVVAVQFTPASVEKVSREIKYGALGIDLNPSSIGWAYVDGQGNLRAQGTLPFQTGLPTGKQDAQLVDVCLKLAALARSFACPVLCENLDFSRKKAQLRERTKKYARMLSAWAYSRFYQILSSILSNRGITLVFVNPAYTSLIGCVKYSRMYGLSSDVAAALAIARRGMNLSERLPRSVSAYLGVNPRKHVWSALYQFNNFIGRCPVVNRRHDYYSVSNWEPLVKADIEQQCRVSAKRKR is encoded by the coding sequence ATGACGACGATAACTTATTGCAAAGGCTTGCCAACTCCCGCCGATGAACTTAACCCCATCGGTTTCACCGACTTGGAGATGTTTTTAACGTCATTGTCTGATATATTCTATCAAGCAACAGTTGAAACCGTTAACCATTTATTAAATAAAGAAATAAAATTCAATCAATCCAGTTGGAATAGTCATATTCAAGAGAAATACGGACTCAGTAAGCGTTATGCTAACGGAGTAATTGCATTAGCCAGAGGAAAAACCTCCTCAGCCAAAGAATGTAGAAAGCGCCAGATAAAGCAATTAGAATCACGAGTTAAGTCAGCGAAAGATTGGGTAGCCAAAGCCACAAAGAAAATTAAATTGGCTGGGAAGTTCTATAGAAAAAAGAACTGGCAATCCTCCCCAAAAGGCTGTAATTTTCCCTTGTCGTCAAACCTCAAGACGAAAAAAACTAACTGGTATCATCTGCGTCAAGGTCGGCATCATAAAAAGCGATATATCCACCGACTTCACAATCAAATTAAACATCTATTGAGGGCGAAAATTAGAGTGAAGGTATCCAGAGGGTCAGTCTTTATTGTTGGTTCAAAGGATGAAAGTTATGGGAATCAAACTTGTCAATGGTCTGGAGATACGCTCAAATTGAGAGTTCCCGATTGTCTGGAAGCCAAATTTGGGAAATATGTCACATCAAAAATTGGCAGCTTCTCCAGAAAGATAAATAGATTACCCAATAGTGGTGCGAAAACATGGCACTTCTATAGAAAGGATAATCGCTGGGTGGTCGCTGTTCAATTCACACCCGCATCGGTAGAGAAAGTTAGTCGAGAAATTAAGTATGGTGCCTTGGGTATCGATCTAAATCCTAGTTCTATCGGTTGGGCTTATGTTGATGGTCAAGGAAATTTAAGAGCGCAGGGAACTCTTCCTTTTCAGACGGGTTTGCCCACAGGTAAACAAGATGCTCAACTTGTCGATGTTTGTTTGAAATTGGCAGCTTTAGCCAGGAGTTTCGCTTGCCCGGTTCTGTGTGAAAACTTAGATTTTTCGAGAAAAAAAGCTCAACTTAGAGAGCGAACAAAAAAATATGCTCGAATGCTTTCTGCCTGGGCATACAGTCGTTTTTATCAAATTTTGTCATCGATTTTATCCAATCGAGGAATAACTCTTGTGTTTGTCAATCCAGCTTACACGAGTTTGATCGGCTGTGTTAAATATAGTCGGATGTATGGACTATCATCTGATGTGGCAGCTGCCCTAGCAATTGCCAGAAGAGGCATGAACTTAAGTGAGAGATTGCCGCGCTCTGTGTCCGCCTATCTCGGAGTGAATCCGAGAAAGCACGTATGGAGCGCTCTATATCAATTTAATAATTTTATTGGTCGATGCCCTGTAGTCAATCGTAGGCACGATTACTATAGTGTCTCTAACTGGGAGCCATTGGTTAAGGCTGATATCGAGCAACAATGCCGGGTATCAGCCAAGCGCAAGCGTTAA
- the argF gene encoding ornithine carbamoyltransferase translates to MTALQGRDVLGLADLSADEIHELLHLAIQLKTGQVNLRCNKVLGLLFYKASTRTRVSFSVAMYQLGGQVIDLNPNVTQVGRGEPVVDTARVLDRYLDILAIRTFEQKELETFAEYAQIPIINALTDLEHPCQVLADLLTIQECFGSLAGATVVYLGDGNNVAHSLMVGCALMGMNVRVATPSTYQPNSLIVDRAKQLAVNSEVTITDDPKAAVKGANVIYTDVWASMGQEASADARIPVFLPYQVNEQLLSLAAKDAIVLHCLPAHRGEEITDEVMEGSRSRIWDQAENRMHAQKALLASLLGAD, encoded by the coding sequence ATGACGGCATTACAAGGACGAGACGTGTTAGGTTTAGCTGACCTGAGTGCGGATGAAATTCACGAACTGTTGCATCTAGCTATCCAGTTGAAAACCGGTCAGGTTAACCTGCGATGCAATAAGGTGTTAGGGCTTTTGTTTTATAAGGCATCGACCCGAACCCGAGTCAGTTTTTCGGTGGCAATGTACCAACTGGGGGGTCAAGTGATTGACTTGAACCCCAATGTCACCCAGGTGGGTCGAGGAGAACCTGTGGTAGATACAGCCCGGGTCTTGGATCGGTATCTGGACATCCTGGCAATTCGCACCTTCGAGCAAAAAGAACTAGAAACCTTTGCTGAGTATGCTCAGATTCCGATTATCAACGCCCTGACTGACTTAGAACACCCTTGTCAGGTCTTGGCAGACTTATTGACCATTCAAGAATGCTTCGGCTCACTAGCGGGTGCGACGGTAGTGTATTTGGGAGATGGTAATAATGTGGCTCACTCACTCATGGTAGGATGCGCCCTCATGGGGATGAATGTCAGAGTTGCCACACCATCAACTTACCAACCGAATAGTTTAATTGTAGATCGAGCTAAACAACTGGCGGTCAACAGTGAAGTGACGATTACGGATGATCCAAAGGCAGCCGTTAAGGGCGCTAATGTGATTTATACCGATGTCTGGGCAAGTATGGGTCAGGAGGCGTCGGCTGATGCGCGAATTCCGGTCTTTTTACCGTACCAGGTCAATGAACAACTGTTGAGTTTAGCGGCAAAGGATGCGATCGTGTTGCACTGTTTACCCGCCCACCGAGGCGAAGAGATTACTGACGAGGTGATGGAAGGTTCGCGATCGCGGATATGGGATCAAGCCGAAAACCGGATGCACGCCCAGAAAGCGTTACTCGCTAGTCTGTTAGGCGCGGATTAA